CAGCACGCCCAGATCGGCGCAGGAATCGCAGTCCTCGGCATCGAAGGCGTCGCCCACGAAGCAGCGGTAGCAGGAATGCCCCTCGCGATGGCCGGCGAAGTTCGCCACCTGCCCCTGGAAGCGGCCGAGCGCGGCGCTGGTGAGCGGAATGCCCGCCGCCACGCACGCGTCCGACACCGCCAGCCGCGTGGCAAAGTTGTCGCAGCCATCGAGCACAAGGTCCGCGCCGGCGATCAGTTCCGCCGCGTTGCCCCGGTCGATCCGCGCCTCGCACACATCGAAATTGATTGCCGGATCAAAGGCTTGGAGCCATTCCCCCGCCACCTCGGCCTTCGGCCGCCCGATCGCGGCTGGGGTGAAGATCGTCTGGCGCTGGAGGTTCGACGCCTCGATCACGTCATCGTCGATCAGCGTGAAGCGCCCGATCCCCGCGCCCGCCAGATACTGCAGCGCGGGCGAGCCGATGCCGCCCAACCCCACCAGCACGACGTGCGCGCGAACCAGCTTCGCCTGCCCCGCGCCGCCCACGTCGGGCAGCACGATATGGCGGGCGAAGCGGTCCAGTCTGTCCGGCGCCAGCGTCATGCCGCGACTCTGGCGATCAGGCCGCCTCGGCCTTGCTGCCCGCCAGCTCCAGGTTGAGCATTTCCGCCAGCAGGAATGCCAGTTCCAGCGATTGCCCCGCGTTGAGCCGCGGATCGCAATGCGTGTGATAGCGGTCCGCCAGCCCTTCCTGCGTGATCGCGATCGCGCCGCCGGTGCATTCGGTCACGTCCTTGCCGGTCATCTCGATATGGATGCCGCCGGCATGGGTGCCTTCCGCGCGGTGGACGGCGAAAAAGCCCTTCACTTCCGAGAGGATACGGTCGAACGGACGGGTCTTGTAGCCGTTGTCCGCCTTGATCACGTTGCCGTGCATCGGATCGCAGCTCCACACCACGGGATGCCCTTCGCGCTTCACCGCACGCACCAGCGCCGGCAGGCCAGCTTCGACCTTGTCGTGCCCGAAGCGGCTGATCAGCGTGATCCGGCCCGCCTCGCGCGCGGGATTCAGCGTGTCGAGCAGGCGCAGCAGCGCGTCGGGCGCCAGGCTCGGGCCGCACTTCATGCCTATGGGGTTGCCCACCCCGCGCAGGAACTCGACATGCGCGGAGCCGTCGAACCGCGTGCGGTCGCCGATCCACAGCATGTGCGCGCTGGTGTCGTACCAGTCGCCGGTCAGCGAATCCTGCCGCGTCATCGCCTGTTCGTACTGCAGCAGCAGCGCTTCGTGGCTGGTGTAGAAGCTGGTGCCCTGCAGCTGCGGTACGCTCGACGGATCGACGCCGCAGGCCTGCATGAAGTCCAGCGCCTCGCCGATCTTGTCGGCCATTTCGGTGAACTTCGCGGCCCACGGGCTGCGGCCGACGAAATCCAGCGTCCACTGGTGGACCTGGCGCAAATTAGCATAGCCGCCGCCGGCGAAGGCGCGCAGCAGGTTCAGCGTCGCCGCCGACTGGCTATAGGCGCGCAGCATCCGGTCGGGATCGGGAATCCGCGATTCGGGCGTGAAATCAATGCCGTTGATGTTGTCGCCCAGGTAGCTCGGCAGCTCCACGCCGCCCTGCGCTTCCACCGGCGAGGAGCGCGGCTTGGCGAACTGCCCGGCCATGCGGCCGACCTTCACCACCGGCTGCTTGCTGGCGAAGGTCAGCACCACCGCCATCTGCAGCAGCACGCGGAACGTGTCGCGAATCGTGTTCGGATGGAACTCGGCAAAGCTTTCGGCGCAGTCCCCGCCCTGGAGCAGGAAACCCTTGCCCGCGCCCACTTTCGCCAGCTCGGCCTTCAGCGCGCGTGCTTCGCCCGCAAAGACCAGCGGCGGAAAGCTCGTCAGGGTCGTCTCGACCTCGCCCAGCTTTTCGGCATCGGGATAAGCCGGCATGTGCCGCGCTTCTTGTCCCCGCCATGAATCCGCAGTCCAGTTGCTTGCCACGTTTCCTTCCTTTCAAGGGGCGGGGCCATACGCCTCCCTGTGGACAATTGCAAAGGAACCGTTGCGATCACGGTGATCGGCTTCTGGTCCATTCCGGAGACCGGTTACGGCGCCTTCTTTTCCGGCACCACTTCCAGCCGCCAGCTCTGGTCCTTGCGCAGATAGCGCGCGGCCATGGCCTGCATCCGTTCAGGCGTGGTCTGGCTGTAATCGGACAGGATCGAGCGCAAGTCGGCGAACTTCTGCGGCTCGGTCGCCCCGCCTTCCAGCTGGAACATGTAGAAGCCGTTGCCCGTGCTGGCGCGCGTGATCAGCTGCTTGAGCGGCTCGGTCACGCGCGCGATCTCGTCGGCGGTGGGCGGCGTCGCGGCAAGATCGGCGGCGATCTTGTCGGCGGCGGCGAAGAACGCGGGCAGATCCTGCGGGCGCAGCTGCACCGTGGCGGCAAGATACCCGCCAGTGGGCAGGTCCAGCGGCCAGGTGGACGCCACCTGCGGCGCATAGCTCGCCCCGATCTTCTCGCGCATCTCGTCGAACAGGCGGTTGTTGATGATCTGCGCCAGCAGTTCGAGCTGGCGCGATTCGTGGACGCCGGCGCGCCCGCCCCCGGTCGGCCAGGCGACCAGCGCGGCAGCGGTGTTGGCGTCGCCGCGGTGCGTCAGCACCAGCGGTTCGTCGTTGTGCGCGGGGATGTGCGGGGCCAGCGTGGAGGCGGGCGCCGGATCGCGCTTCGGCAGCGCGCCGAACGACTTTTCCAGCGCGGCGATGGCGTCCTCGCGCTTGAAATCGCCGAACATGTCGATCTCGATCGGCCCCTGCTTCAGCAGCGGTTCCCACACCTGGCGGAAGCCCTCGGGCGTCGCCTTGTCAAGCTCGGCCGGCGTCGGCACGGCATAGCGCGGATCGCGGTTCTTGAGCAGCCAGTTGGCATCGCGCGTCAGCACCGACTGGGGCGAAGCGGCATAGCTTTCATACTGCAACCGTGCCGCCGCGCGGGCGCGCAGCACCGGGTTCGCGTCCCAGCGCGGCGTGGCCAGCTTGCCCGCCATCAGGTAGAGCTGGTCGGCCATGTCCGCCGGGCGCGTATCGGCCGTCATCGTGAAATCGGTATCGTCGATATCGAAGTTCAGGCTCAGCTTGCGGCCCGTCGCCAGCCGGTCCAGGTCCTCGCGGCTCAGGTTGCCGAAGCCGCTGTCCATCAGCGCCGCTTCCGCCAGCGGGCCATAGACCGCGTCCTTCGGGTCGATCGCGGCATAGCCGCCACCGAAGCGCACTTTCATGATGATCCGGCCCGGTTCGGCATCGTTGGGCCACAGCAGCACCTTGACCCCGTTCGAGAGTTCGAGCTGCTCGATCTCGAGAATGCCGGTCTTCTGCGCCGACGCCACCGTGCCCGGCGTGCCGATCGGCGGCAGGTCGGCGAACTTGATGGTCGAGGCGGCCAGGCGGCTGCCCTTGGCGGCATCGACCGGGGCCAGCAGCGCGGTGCGCAAGTCGGCGGCGGTCGCGTCGCTGGCCGATGGCGTGATCAGCACCGGCCGCACCACCGTGCCGGTGAACAGCGTGCGCGTGTGCTGGAGCACCGCCGCCGGGGTGAACAGCGGAATGCTGCTCTTGAACACGTTATAGACGGTTTCGGGCGACGCCACCGTCTCGCGGATGTCCA
The Novosphingobium sp. EMRT-2 genome window above contains:
- a CDS encoding HesA/MoeB/ThiF family protein, with the translated sequence MTLAPDRLDRFARHIVLPDVGGAGQAKLVRAHVVLVGLGGIGSPALQYLAGAGIGRFTLIDDDVIEASNLQRQTIFTPAAIGRPKAEVAGEWLQAFDPAINFDVCEARIDRGNAAELIAGADLVLDGCDNFATRLAVSDACVAAGIPLTSAALGRFQGQVANFAGHREGHSCYRCFVGDAFDAEDCDSCADLGVLGAMVGMVGAFGAMHAMRALLEGVASLGDPQWGQLHVFDGLKPSLRAMRIAKDPECRGCGGVR
- a CDS encoding class II 3-deoxy-7-phosphoheptulonate synthase translates to MASNWTADSWRGQEARHMPAYPDAEKLGEVETTLTSFPPLVFAGEARALKAELAKVGAGKGFLLQGGDCAESFAEFHPNTIRDTFRVLLQMAVVLTFASKQPVVKVGRMAGQFAKPRSSPVEAQGGVELPSYLGDNINGIDFTPESRIPDPDRMLRAYSQSAATLNLLRAFAGGGYANLRQVHQWTLDFVGRSPWAAKFTEMADKIGEALDFMQACGVDPSSVPQLQGTSFYTSHEALLLQYEQAMTRQDSLTGDWYDTSAHMLWIGDRTRFDGSAHVEFLRGVGNPIGMKCGPSLAPDALLRLLDTLNPAREAGRITLISRFGHDKVEAGLPALVRAVKREGHPVVWSCDPMHGNVIKADNGYKTRPFDRILSEVKGFFAVHRAEGTHAGGIHIEMTGKDVTECTGGAIAITQEGLADRYHTHCDPRLNAGQSLELAFLLAEMLNLELAGSKAEAA
- a CDS encoding pitrilysin family protein; protein product: MTSFSRRARHLCLILPVLLLTGTVAEARTPVRRAATAAKPTPKAPVPWLYRGSDVPQDKEWIFGELPNGLRYAVRRNGVPPGQVSIRVLVDAGSLYETDSQRGFAHLIEHLTFRDSKYLKSGEAVPTWQRLGATFGSDTNAETTATQTVYKLDIPDATPPKLDETFRLLSGMITAPIFTPQGVKTEVPIVLAEMRERSGAQARALDGTRELFFKGQLLAARSPIGTVDTLQAATSESVKAFHDKWYRPDNAVIVVAGDADPKVLIEEITQWFGPWKGTGPKPAQPDFGKPVAPAGADPKNPVGDARVLVEPDLPRIFNYAILRPWVKVNDTIPYNQGLMVDRLAMALINRRLEAKARAGGSFLAASVEQQDISRSTDATIVNVTPLGDDWKAAVRDVRAVIADALATPPSKEEIAREVAEFDVAFKVPVETQETLAGSKLADDIVNAVDIRETVASPETVYNVFKSSIPLFTPAAVLQHTRTLFTGTVVRPVLITPSASDATAADLRTALLAPVDAAKGSRLAASTIKFADLPPIGTPGTVASAQKTGILEIEQLELSNGVKVLLWPNDAEPGRIIMKVRFGGGYAAIDPKDAVYGPLAEAALMDSGFGNLSREDLDRLATGRKLSLNFDIDDTDFTMTADTRPADMADQLYLMAGKLATPRWDANPVLRARAAARLQYESYAASPQSVLTRDANWLLKNRDPRYAVPTPAELDKATPEGFRQVWEPLLKQGPIEIDMFGDFKREDAIAALEKSFGALPKRDPAPASTLAPHIPAHNDEPLVLTHRGDANTAAALVAWPTGGGRAGVHESRQLELLAQIINNRLFDEMREKIGASYAPQVASTWPLDLPTGGYLAATVQLRPQDLPAFFAAADKIAADLAATPPTADEIARVTEPLKQLITRASTGNGFYMFQLEGGATEPQKFADLRSILSDYSQTTPERMQAMAARYLRKDQSWRLEVVPEKKAP